Part of the Thiohalophilus sp. genome is shown below.
GATGCTGATTCCGCTGATTTTGGCCGTGCTCGCCTCGGCTGTGGGCGTCGTGTATTCGACCCATTACAGTCGCAAGCTGTTCGTGGAACTGACCGAGCTCAAGCAGGTTCGGGATGATCTGAACGTGGAATGGGGGCAGTTGCAACTGGAACAGAGTACCTGGGCAACGCACGGACGTATCGAGGAACTGGCGCGCAAGAAACTGAATATGAAACCGCTCGACTATAAACAGGTAATCATCCTCAAGCCATGAACGTGCAGGTATACAAACCGGCTTCGGCCTTTCGCCTGATTACCGTCATGCTGGTATTGCTGTCGGTGACGTTTGTCCTGGTGTGGCGCGCTGTCGATCTGCATGTGGTCAGAAAAGCCTTTCTGCAGGATCAGGGTGATGCCCGCTATCTGCGTGAACTGCCCCTGGCGGCTCATCGCGGCATGATCACCGATCGCCATGGCGAGCCGTTGGCAATCAGCACACCGGTTGATTCGGTCTGGGTCAACCCGGCCGAGTTTGCCGTGGCCCAGCCACAGTGGCCGAAGCTGGCGAAGCTGCTCAATCTTGATGTCAGGGATATGGTGACAAGTATCGCACAACGCCAGGATAAGGAGTTCGTCTATATAAAACGGCATGTAGAACCCGCGCGGGCGGAACGGGTCATGGATCTGGGCATCCCGGGTGTTTCCCTGCAGCGTGAGTATCAGCGCTATTATCCCATGGCTGAAGTGGTTTCCCATGTTGTGGGATTCACGGATATCGATGATCAGGGCCAGGAAGGATTGGAACTGGCCTTCGACAAATGGTTAAGCGGTGAAGCAGGCAGCCAGCGTGTGATCCGGGATCGCCTGGGTCGGGTGGTCAAGCATGTGGAACTATTGAAAAAGCCCCGGCCAGGCCAGGATCTGGCCCTGAGTATCGACCGGCGTCTGCAATATCTGGCCTATCGTGAATTAAAGCGCGCGGTGATTGGTAGTGGGGCCAAATCCGGCTCCGCCGTGATTCTGGATGTTAAAACCGGTGAAGTGCTGGCGATGGTCAACCAGCCCGCCTATAACCCGAACAATCGCGGTAACCTCCAGAGCCAAAAAGTCCGTAATCGTGCTGTTACGGATGTGTTTGAGCCGGGCTCGACCATCAAGCCCTTTACCGTGGTCGCTGCCCTGCAGAGCGGGAACTATAACCCCGACAGCCTGATCGACACGGCTCCCGGTTATTATCAGGTGAGCGGGAATACGATACGCGACGTTCGTAACTACGGCCGCATCAATCTGACCCGAATCATCCAGAAGTCGAGCAATGTAGGTGCCAGCAAGCTGGCCTTGTCGCTGGAGCCCAAAAAGATCTGGCGCGTTTTCGATCAATTGGGGTTTGGTATGGTCACCAGCAGCGGGTTTCCCGGTGAAGCCGGTGGCGTACTGAAGCCCGCCGCAACCTGGGGTGATATCGAACAGGCGACGCTGGCATTTGGTTATGGGCTTGCAGTGACACCGCTGCAACTGACAAGAGCTTATGCCGCGATCGCCAATCAGGGGGTTATCAAGCCGGTCAGCTTCGTGCGGGTCAATGAACCTGTGCAGGGCAAGCGCATTATCGATGCAAAAGTGGCCAGAAATATGGTGAACATGCTGGAGACCGTTACCAATGAGGGCGGTACCGGCACACGTGCCAGGGTTCCCGGCTACCGGGTGGCCGGGAAAACCGGAACAGTCAAAAAAGTGATGAGTGACGGCTACACTGCGGAAAAATATATCGCGGTATTCGCCGGTATGGCACCTGCCAGCAATCCGCGTATTGCCATGGTTGTCACAATTGATGAACCCTCCGGTGAGGATTATTACGGTGGTCAGGTTGCCGCGCCGGTCTTCTCCCGGGTCATGGGTGGCGCGTTGCGTCTGTTCGACATCGCACCGGATAACCTGGTGAATGACAATATCAAATTTGCTTCACTGCGCGACAAGGCAGCAGGAGAGCACCCATGATGACTGTACCGAGCACACATTCCGCGATGTATCTGGGCGAGCTGCTCGAGGGTCGCGTGGCTATCCCCGCCAGTCTGGATTGTCCCATCAAGGACATGACCATGGACTCACGGCAAGTGGTTGCGGGAAGTCTGTTTGTTGCAGTGAAAGGGCGTCAGGTCGATGGCGCGGATTATATCGATACGGCAATAGAGCAGGGTGCGGTCGCCATTTTGCGGGAGAGTATCGGCGATGAGATCGGCGTTACGCCATTGAGCTGGAAAACATCCTCCACGGGCCAAACGGTGCCGGTGGTCACTCTGAAAGACCTGTCCCGCCAAGTGGGCACACTGGCCGATCGGTTTTACGGCAGCCCTTCGTCGCGGTTGTTTGTTGTC
Proteins encoded:
- the ftsL gene encoding cell division protein FtsL; translated protein: MKAEWMLIPLILAVLASAVGVVYSTHYSRKLFVELTELKQVRDDLNVEWGQLQLEQSTWATHGRIEELARKKLNMKPLDYKQVIILKP
- a CDS encoding peptidoglycan D,D-transpeptidase FtsI family protein; its protein translation is MNVQVYKPASAFRLITVMLVLLSVTFVLVWRAVDLHVVRKAFLQDQGDARYLRELPLAAHRGMITDRHGEPLAISTPVDSVWVNPAEFAVAQPQWPKLAKLLNLDVRDMVTSIAQRQDKEFVYIKRHVEPARAERVMDLGIPGVSLQREYQRYYPMAEVVSHVVGFTDIDDQGQEGLELAFDKWLSGEAGSQRVIRDRLGRVVKHVELLKKPRPGQDLALSIDRRLQYLAYRELKRAVIGSGAKSGSAVILDVKTGEVLAMVNQPAYNPNNRGNLQSQKVRNRAVTDVFEPGSTIKPFTVVAALQSGNYNPDSLIDTAPGYYQVSGNTIRDVRNYGRINLTRIIQKSSNVGASKLALSLEPKKIWRVFDQLGFGMVTSSGFPGEAGGVLKPAATWGDIEQATLAFGYGLAVTPLQLTRAYAAIANQGVIKPVSFVRVNEPVQGKRIIDAKVARNMVNMLETVTNEGGTGTRARVPGYRVAGKTGTVKKVMSDGYTAEKYIAVFAGMAPASNPRIAMVVTIDEPSGEDYYGGQVAAPVFSRVMGGALRLFDIAPDNLVNDNIKFASLRDKAAGEHP